A section of the Humulus lupulus chromosome 2, drHumLupu1.1, whole genome shotgun sequence genome encodes:
- the LOC133818551 gene encoding DNA ligase 6-like isoform X3, translated as MASTEALTLTSSHLFCTAEKSFHHHPSPPPLSLSPFPSSFPQSKHIPKTRFLVDAFRYAGDHSVSYFLSHFHSDHYIGLSPNWSKGIIFCSQTTARLLVQVLKVPSVFVFALPLRESVIIDGSEIVLIDANHCPGAVQFLFKIPFPSGNFERYVHTGDFRFCHSMKSDIILREFVGSDAIFLDTTYCNPKFVFPSQEESIDYIVSVIERVASESKGSMKDVLFLVATYVIGKEKILLEIARKCNRKIYVDAKKMAVLHVLGCEETEIFTEDESESDVHVVGWNVLGETWPYFRPNFLKIKEIMVERGYSKAIGFVPTGWTYEVKRNKFSVRSKDSFDIHLVPYSEHSNYEELREYVRLLKPKRVIPTVGLDVEKLDGEHANKMKKHFAGLVDEMANKQEFLKGFHRGYCEVSDKDGKDTNNGPSKELHLDKKTESSILKVDENNDIGFGFESSLPLQESDSQNIMVLSDEEVEKTLQELRDCLPLWVTRDQMLNLIATSSRDIVQSVSTFYEHETEFHEQARACSTSSSTSQINLLNDSTPLLQTTIKNNSPSGKIEAPLTQDYKVVNIRQILKSGVSLSPGKRKKTIETKQNKKVNLKAKSETSGLVSGASAGKRKNNIENKQNKKVKLKSMSETSGSKQPTITKFFSKVLANGSQGADTTLHDKIPEDENLSSDDTKQYKKEIDQFIKIINMNESLRSYAAMIVEKTKGDINLALDIYYSNPEGAHGGSEVGLDTSRHSQLQCSIISRSSGQKKLATENLGKKIEYSTQELLLDNADTTSVSLSPEKYNPVEHACWRDGQRAPYLHLARTFDLLENEKGKIKATSMLCNMFRSLLALSPEDVLPAVYLCTNKIAADHENKELNIGGGLVTSALEEACGTSRSKLREMYNDLGDLGSGSTSRKKNLILNLMRSCREKEMKFLVRTLIKNLRIGAMMRTVLPALAQAVVMNSSPHESSKDELQSFSGAVVEAYNVVPSLELIVPSLMNNGIGFSSSTMSMIPGIPIKPMLAKITNGVPQAMKLFQNKAFTCEYKYDGQRAQIHKLPDGSFHVFSRNGDESTSRFPDLIDIMMKSCKPDAVTFILDAEIVAIDRKNSCKILSFQELSSRGRGSKDTSITLDSIKVDICVFVFDIMFSNGQPLLTIPLRQRRKYLRDLFLGEKLGYLEYANEMTVEPDDTCLRSESTLTKISYFLENAFLSSCEGIMVKSLDVDAGYSPSKRVDTWLKVKRDYVDGLNDSLDLVPIGAWHGNGRKAGWYSPFLMACYNPDTGEFQSVCRVMSGFSDSFYTEVNVDVMKSFFSEEKILSKKPPYYGTAEVPDMWFSPELVWEIRGADFTLSPVHEAAFGLVHPSRGISIRFPRFIGSVSDRNPEECSTAADIAEMFHSQTRKMDVMPED; from the exons ATGGCTTCCACCGAAGCCCTAACTCTCACCTCTTCCCACCTCTTTTGCACCGCCGAAAAGTCTTTCCACCACCATCCCTCCCCACCTCCGCTCTCCCTCTCTCCTTTTCCCTCATCTTTCCCACAATCCAAACATATTCCCAAGACTCGTTTTCTCGTCGACGCCTTTCGCTACGCCGGCGACCACTCCGTCTCCTATTTCCTCTCCCATTTTCACTCCGATCACTACATCGGCCTCTCCCCCAATTGGTCTAAGGGCATCATCTTCTGCTCCCAAACCACTGCTCGCCTTCTCGTTCAAGTACTCAAGGTACCTTCTGTTTTTGTTTTCGCATTGCCTCTTCGTGAATCTGTAATAATTGATGGAAGTGAGATTGTACTTATTGATGCGAATCACTGCCCTGGTGCTGTACAATTCCTGTTTAAGATTCCTTTTCCCAGCGGAAATTTTGAAAGGTATGTTCATACTGGAGATTTTCGCTTCTGTCATTCAATGAAGTCGGACATTATATTACGGGAATTTGTTGGTTCGGATGCTATTTTCTTAGACACCACTTATTGTAACCCGAAATTTGTCTTTCCATCGCAAGAAGAGTCTATTGATTATATTGTTAGTGTGATAGAAAGGGTTGCAAGTGAAAGCAAAGGTTCCATGAAAGATGTTTTATTTCTTGTAGCTACATATGTTATCGGGAAAGAGAAGATTTTGCTCGAAATTGCACGTAAATGTAATCGTAAGATATACGTGGATGCTAAGAAAATGGCTGTTTTGCACGTTTTGGGGTGTGAGGAAACTGAAATCTTTACTGAGGATGAATCCGAAAGTGATGTACATGTTGTTGGTTGGAACGTGTTAGGTGAGACATGGCCATATTTTAGGCCGAATTTTCTTAAAATTAAGGAAATTATGGTTGAGAGAGGGTACTCTAAGGCCATTGGATTTGTTCCCACTGGGTGGACATATGAAGTGAAGCGCAACAAATTTTCAGTTAGGTCGAAAGATTCATTTGATATTCATCTCGTACCATATAGTGAGCATTCGAATTACGAAGAGCTTAGGGAATATGTTAGGCTTTTGAAACCAAAGCGTGTTATTCCTACAGTTGGCTTGGATGTTGAAAAACTTGATGGAGAGCATGCTAACAAGATGAAAAAACATTTTGCAGGATTAGTTGATGAAATGGCCAACAAGCAAGAATTCTTGAAGGGTTTTCATCGAGGGTATTGTGAAGTGAGTGATAAAGATGGAAAGGACACCAACAATGGTCCAAGCAAGGAACTGCACCTGGACAAAAAGACAGAGTCCTCTATTTTGAAAGttgatgaaaataatgatataGGTTTTGGTTTTGAATCGTCACTCCCACTGCAAGAATCTGATTCACAAAATATAATGGTGTTAAGTGATGAGGAAGTGGAGAAAACCCTTCAGGAACTTCGTGATTGTTTACCCTTGTGGGTTACACGAGACCAGATGTTGAATCTTATTGCAACCTCTAGTAGGGACATTGTTCAATCAGTTTCCACCTTCTATGAGCATGAGACAGAATTCCATGAACAAGCACGGGCTTGTTCaacttctagttctacatcccaGATCAACTTGCTAAATGACTCTACACCCCTTTTGCAAACAACCATTAAAAATAATAGTCCTTCTGGGAAGATTGAGGCTCCTTTAACTCAAGATTATAAGGTTGTCAACATAAGGCAAATACTTAAAAGTGGTGTTTCACTTTCACCTGGAAAGAGGAAGAAGACTATTGAAACTAAGCAAAACAAGAAAGTAAACTTGAAGGCTAAGTCAGAAACAAGTGGATTGGTTAGTGGTGCTTCTGCtggaaaaaggaaaaataatattgagaATAAGCAAAACAAGAAGGTAAAATTAAAGTCTATGTCAGAAACAAGTGGATCGAAACAGCCAACAATAACAAAGTTCTTTAGTAAAGTTTTGGCTAATGGTTCTCAAGGTGCTGATACAACCTTGCATGATAAAATCCCTGAAGATGAAAATTTGTCTAGTGATGACACCAAACAATACAAGAAAGAGATAGATCAGTTTATTAAGATAATAAATATGAATGAATCGTTGAGAAGTTATGCTGCCATGATCGTGGAAAAGACAAAGGGAGATATTAATCTGGCTCTTGATATTTACTACAGTAATCCTGAGGGTGCACATGGTGGGAGTGAAGTTGGTTTGGACACTAGCAGACATTCACAGCTCCAGTGCAGTATTATCAGCAGATCTTCTGGCCAAAAGAAACTTGCAACAGAAAATTTGGggaaaaaaattgaatattcaaCACAGGAATTGTTATTGGACAATGCAGACACGACATCTGTATCACTATCTCCGGAAAAGTACAATCCGGTGGAGCATG CTTGCTGGAGGGATGGACAGCGGGCTCCATATTTACATCTTGCACGGACTTTTGACTTGCTTGAGAATGAAAAAGGGAAGATAAAGGCTACTTCTATGCTCTGCAATATGTTCAGAAG TTTGCTGGCCTTGTCTCCTGAGGATGTGCTGCCTGCAGTGTATTTATGCACAAATAAGATTGCTGCTGACCATGAAAATAAG GAGCTAAATATTGGAGGTGGCTTGGTAACATCAGCACTGGAAGAGGCATGTGGGACAAGTCGGTCAAAATTAAGGGAGATGTACAATGACTTGGGTGATCTAG GCAGTGGAAGTACATCAAGGAAGAAAAACCTTATTTTGAATCTCATGCGGTCTTGTAGAGAGAAGGAGATGAAGTTTCTAGTTAGAACTTTG ATTAAAAATTTACGCATTGGAGCTATGATGAGGACTGTCCTCCCTGCACTAGCTCAAGCAGTTGTTATGAATTCTTCTCCCCATGAAAGCTCAAAGGATGAGCTTCAG AGCTTTTCAGGAGCTGTTGTTGAAGCATACAATGTGGTTCCTAGTTTG GAATTAATTGTCCCTTCTCTAATGAACAATGGAATTGGGTTTTCATCATCTACTATGTCAATGATTCCAGGAATACCTATAAAGCCAATGCTTGCAAA AATCACCAACGGTGTTCCACAAGCAATGAAGCTCTTTCAAAATAAGGCTTTTACTTGTGAATACAA ATATGATGGTCAACGTGCACAAATTCACAAGCTACCTGATGGATCTTTTCATGTGTTTTCACGAAATGGGGATGAATCTACCTCAAGATTCCCAGATCTTATTGATATAATGATGAAATCTTGTAAGCCTGATGCAGTTACCTTCATACTTGATGCAGAG ATTGTCGCAATTGATAGAAAGAATAGCTGCAAAATCTTGTCATTTCAAGAACTATCTTCACGTGGGAGAGGCAGCAAGGATACCTCAATTACATTGGACAGCATAAAG GTCGACATTTGCGTATTTGTCTTTGATATCATGTTTTCGAATGGACAACC GTTGTTAACTATTCCATTACGCCAAAGACGAAAAT ACTTGAGGGATTTGTTTTTGGGTGAAAAGTTGGGATATCTTGAATATGCAAATGAAATGACA GTTGAGCCAGATGATACTTGTTTAAGAAGTGAAAGCACATTAACAAAGATAAGTTATTTTCTTGAAAATGCATTCCTATCCTCTTGTGAAGGAATTATGGTTAAGTCTCTGGATGTTGATGCTGGATATTCTCCATCAAAGCGTGTTGACACATGGCTCAAG GTCAAGAGAGATTATGTTGATGGACTGAATGACTCACTTGATTTAGTCCCAATTGGTGCTTGGCATGGGAATGGAAGAAAGGCAGGATG GTACAGTCCTTTTCTCATGGCATGTTACAATCCTGATACTGGAGAATTTCAGAGCGTTTGCCGGGTCATGTCTGGGTTCTCTGATTCCTTCTACACAGAGGTAAATGTGGATGTT ATGAAAAGTTTCTTTTCTGAGGAAAAGATCTTGTCCAAAAAGCCACCTTACTATGGAACTGCTGAGGTGCCTGATATGTGGTTTTCTCCAGAACTCGTGTGGGAGATAAGAGGTGCTGATTTTACTTTGTCCCCTGTTCATGAGGCTGCCTTTGGTCTAGTTCATCCATCTCGTGGCATTTCTATCAGATTTCCGAGATTTATTGGCTCTGTTTCTGACAGAAATCCTGAAGAATGTAGCACAGCTGCAGATATAGCCGAGATGTTTCATTCTCAGACTCGGAAAATGGATGTCATGCCTGAAGATTAA
- the LOC133818551 gene encoding DNA ligase 6-like isoform X4 yields the protein MASTEALTLTSSHLFCTAEKSFHHHPSPPPLSLSPFPSSFPQSKHIPKTRFLVDAFRYAGDHSVSYFLSHFHSDHYIGLSPNWSKGIIFCSQTTARLLVQVLKVPSVFVFALPLRESVIIDGSEIVLIDANHCPGAVQFLFKIPFPSGNFERYVHTGDFRFCHSMKSDIILREFVGSDAIFLDTTYCNPKFVFPSQEESIDYIVSVIERVASESKGSMKDVLFLVATYVIGKEKILLEIARKCNRKIYVDAKKMAVLHVLGCEETEIFTEDESESDVHVVGWNVLGETWPYFRPNFLKIKEIMVERGYSKAIGFVPTGWTYEVKRNKFSVRSKDSFDIHLVPYSEHSNYEELREYVRLLKPKRVIPTVGLDVEKLDGEHANKMKKHFAGLVDEMANKQEFLKGFHRGYCEVSDKDGKDTNNGPSKELHLDKKTESSILKVDENNDIGFGFESSLPLQESDSQNIMVLSDEEVEKTLQELRDCLPLWVTRDQMLNLIATSSRDIVQSVSTFYEHETEFHEQARACSTSSSTSQINLLNDSTPLLQTTIKNNSPSGKIEAPLTQDYKVVNIRQILKSGVSLSPGKRKKTIETKQNKKVNLKAKSETSGLVSGASAGKRKNNIENKQNKKVKLKSMSETSGSKQPTITKFFSKVLANGSQGADTTLHDKIPEDENLSSDDTKQYKKEIDQFIKIINMNESLRSYAAMIVEKTKGDINLALDIYYSNPEGAHGGSEVGLDTSRHSQLQCSIISRSSGQKKLATENLGKKIEYSTQELLLDNADTTSVSLSPEKYNPVEHACWRDGQRAPYLHLARTFDLLENEKGKIKATSMLCNMFRSLLALSPEDVLPAVYLCTNKIAADHENKELNIGGGLVTSALEEACGTSRSKLREMYNDLGDLGDVAQACRQTQTLLAPPSPLLIKDLFSTLQKISVQTGSGSTSRKKNLILNLMRSCREKEMKFLVRTLIKNLRIGAMMRTVLPALAQAVVMNSSPHESSKDELQSFSGAVVEAYNVVPSLELIVPSLMNNGIGFSSSTMSMIPGIPIKPMLAKITNGVPQAMKLFQNKAFTCEYKYDGQRAQIHKLPDGSFHVFSRNGDESTSRFPDLIDIMMKSCKPDAVTFILDAEIVAIDRKNSCKILSFQELSSRGRGSKDTSITLDSIKVDICVFVFDIMFSNGQPLLTIPLRQRRKYLRDLFLGEKLGYLEYANEMTVEPDDTCLRSESTLTKISYFLENAFLSSCEGIMVKSLDVDAGYSPSKRVDTWLKVKRDYVDGLNDSLDLVPIGAWHGNGRKAGCITGTVLFSWHVTILILENFRAFAGSCLGSLIPSTQR from the exons ATGGCTTCCACCGAAGCCCTAACTCTCACCTCTTCCCACCTCTTTTGCACCGCCGAAAAGTCTTTCCACCACCATCCCTCCCCACCTCCGCTCTCCCTCTCTCCTTTTCCCTCATCTTTCCCACAATCCAAACATATTCCCAAGACTCGTTTTCTCGTCGACGCCTTTCGCTACGCCGGCGACCACTCCGTCTCCTATTTCCTCTCCCATTTTCACTCCGATCACTACATCGGCCTCTCCCCCAATTGGTCTAAGGGCATCATCTTCTGCTCCCAAACCACTGCTCGCCTTCTCGTTCAAGTACTCAAGGTACCTTCTGTTTTTGTTTTCGCATTGCCTCTTCGTGAATCTGTAATAATTGATGGAAGTGAGATTGTACTTATTGATGCGAATCACTGCCCTGGTGCTGTACAATTCCTGTTTAAGATTCCTTTTCCCAGCGGAAATTTTGAAAGGTATGTTCATACTGGAGATTTTCGCTTCTGTCATTCAATGAAGTCGGACATTATATTACGGGAATTTGTTGGTTCGGATGCTATTTTCTTAGACACCACTTATTGTAACCCGAAATTTGTCTTTCCATCGCAAGAAGAGTCTATTGATTATATTGTTAGTGTGATAGAAAGGGTTGCAAGTGAAAGCAAAGGTTCCATGAAAGATGTTTTATTTCTTGTAGCTACATATGTTATCGGGAAAGAGAAGATTTTGCTCGAAATTGCACGTAAATGTAATCGTAAGATATACGTGGATGCTAAGAAAATGGCTGTTTTGCACGTTTTGGGGTGTGAGGAAACTGAAATCTTTACTGAGGATGAATCCGAAAGTGATGTACATGTTGTTGGTTGGAACGTGTTAGGTGAGACATGGCCATATTTTAGGCCGAATTTTCTTAAAATTAAGGAAATTATGGTTGAGAGAGGGTACTCTAAGGCCATTGGATTTGTTCCCACTGGGTGGACATATGAAGTGAAGCGCAACAAATTTTCAGTTAGGTCGAAAGATTCATTTGATATTCATCTCGTACCATATAGTGAGCATTCGAATTACGAAGAGCTTAGGGAATATGTTAGGCTTTTGAAACCAAAGCGTGTTATTCCTACAGTTGGCTTGGATGTTGAAAAACTTGATGGAGAGCATGCTAACAAGATGAAAAAACATTTTGCAGGATTAGTTGATGAAATGGCCAACAAGCAAGAATTCTTGAAGGGTTTTCATCGAGGGTATTGTGAAGTGAGTGATAAAGATGGAAAGGACACCAACAATGGTCCAAGCAAGGAACTGCACCTGGACAAAAAGACAGAGTCCTCTATTTTGAAAGttgatgaaaataatgatataGGTTTTGGTTTTGAATCGTCACTCCCACTGCAAGAATCTGATTCACAAAATATAATGGTGTTAAGTGATGAGGAAGTGGAGAAAACCCTTCAGGAACTTCGTGATTGTTTACCCTTGTGGGTTACACGAGACCAGATGTTGAATCTTATTGCAACCTCTAGTAGGGACATTGTTCAATCAGTTTCCACCTTCTATGAGCATGAGACAGAATTCCATGAACAAGCACGGGCTTGTTCaacttctagttctacatcccaGATCAACTTGCTAAATGACTCTACACCCCTTTTGCAAACAACCATTAAAAATAATAGTCCTTCTGGGAAGATTGAGGCTCCTTTAACTCAAGATTATAAGGTTGTCAACATAAGGCAAATACTTAAAAGTGGTGTTTCACTTTCACCTGGAAAGAGGAAGAAGACTATTGAAACTAAGCAAAACAAGAAAGTAAACTTGAAGGCTAAGTCAGAAACAAGTGGATTGGTTAGTGGTGCTTCTGCtggaaaaaggaaaaataatattgagaATAAGCAAAACAAGAAGGTAAAATTAAAGTCTATGTCAGAAACAAGTGGATCGAAACAGCCAACAATAACAAAGTTCTTTAGTAAAGTTTTGGCTAATGGTTCTCAAGGTGCTGATACAACCTTGCATGATAAAATCCCTGAAGATGAAAATTTGTCTAGTGATGACACCAAACAATACAAGAAAGAGATAGATCAGTTTATTAAGATAATAAATATGAATGAATCGTTGAGAAGTTATGCTGCCATGATCGTGGAAAAGACAAAGGGAGATATTAATCTGGCTCTTGATATTTACTACAGTAATCCTGAGGGTGCACATGGTGGGAGTGAAGTTGGTTTGGACACTAGCAGACATTCACAGCTCCAGTGCAGTATTATCAGCAGATCTTCTGGCCAAAAGAAACTTGCAACAGAAAATTTGGggaaaaaaattgaatattcaaCACAGGAATTGTTATTGGACAATGCAGACACGACATCTGTATCACTATCTCCGGAAAAGTACAATCCGGTGGAGCATG CTTGCTGGAGGGATGGACAGCGGGCTCCATATTTACATCTTGCACGGACTTTTGACTTGCTTGAGAATGAAAAAGGGAAGATAAAGGCTACTTCTATGCTCTGCAATATGTTCAGAAG TTTGCTGGCCTTGTCTCCTGAGGATGTGCTGCCTGCAGTGTATTTATGCACAAATAAGATTGCTGCTGACCATGAAAATAAG GAGCTAAATATTGGAGGTGGCTTGGTAACATCAGCACTGGAAGAGGCATGTGGGACAAGTCGGTCAAAATTAAGGGAGATGTACAATGACTTGGGTGATCTAG GTGATGTTGCTCAAGCATGCCGTCAAACACAGACATTACTTGCTCCACCTTCGCCACTTCTGATAAAAGACTTATTTTCTACTTTACAAAAGATAAG TGTACAAACAGGCAGTGGAAGTACATCAAGGAAGAAAAACCTTATTTTGAATCTCATGCGGTCTTGTAGAGAGAAGGAGATGAAGTTTCTAGTTAGAACTTTG ATTAAAAATTTACGCATTGGAGCTATGATGAGGACTGTCCTCCCTGCACTAGCTCAAGCAGTTGTTATGAATTCTTCTCCCCATGAAAGCTCAAAGGATGAGCTTCAG AGCTTTTCAGGAGCTGTTGTTGAAGCATACAATGTGGTTCCTAGTTTG GAATTAATTGTCCCTTCTCTAATGAACAATGGAATTGGGTTTTCATCATCTACTATGTCAATGATTCCAGGAATACCTATAAAGCCAATGCTTGCAAA AATCACCAACGGTGTTCCACAAGCAATGAAGCTCTTTCAAAATAAGGCTTTTACTTGTGAATACAA ATATGATGGTCAACGTGCACAAATTCACAAGCTACCTGATGGATCTTTTCATGTGTTTTCACGAAATGGGGATGAATCTACCTCAAGATTCCCAGATCTTATTGATATAATGATGAAATCTTGTAAGCCTGATGCAGTTACCTTCATACTTGATGCAGAG ATTGTCGCAATTGATAGAAAGAATAGCTGCAAAATCTTGTCATTTCAAGAACTATCTTCACGTGGGAGAGGCAGCAAGGATACCTCAATTACATTGGACAGCATAAAG GTCGACATTTGCGTATTTGTCTTTGATATCATGTTTTCGAATGGACAACC GTTGTTAACTATTCCATTACGCCAAAGACGAAAAT ACTTGAGGGATTTGTTTTTGGGTGAAAAGTTGGGATATCTTGAATATGCAAATGAAATGACA GTTGAGCCAGATGATACTTGTTTAAGAAGTGAAAGCACATTAACAAAGATAAGTTATTTTCTTGAAAATGCATTCCTATCCTCTTGTGAAGGAATTATGGTTAAGTCTCTGGATGTTGATGCTGGATATTCTCCATCAAAGCGTGTTGACACATGGCTCAAG GTCAAGAGAGATTATGTTGATGGACTGAATGACTCACTTGATTTAGTCCCAATTGGTGCTTGGCATGGGAATGGAAGAAAGGCAGGATG TATTACAGGTACAGTCCTTTTCTCATGGCATGTTACAATCCTGATACTGGAGAATTTCAGAGCGTTTGCCGGGTCATGTCTGGGTTCTCTGATTCCTTCTACACAGAG ATGA